GCAGAGTGTTAGTGACCTCACCTGTGTGGTTTGTGTCTGTACTGGTTAACATCATGAGCGTCGCTGCGTTGTCTCAGGTGCAGTCGATCGCAGAGAGGCTGATTGTGTTCCTGCTCAGTCAAGTGGTGGAGAGGTGTTTCCAGGAGGAGGCACTGTTCTTGCTGCATCCCCGCACAGAGAGACTTAAACTGCTGTGGAGTGAAGGAGAGGCGGTCGGCTTCTACTCCGTCAAACACAAAGGTACGATGACCTGAATGAACCTCCACGAGTTCTAACTTTAAACTCAACATGTGTTTAAGttgacacatttacacatcacagCTATAAAACATGTCTGACGATGATTTCAGATTCTTTCTGctgagacacagaaacatggATGAGATCCTTTTCACAAAAGGCTGAAAGATCTACGTCACACGACTTAATCTGGATTtcgttggtgtgtgtgtgtgtgtgtgtgtgtgtgtgggagggagagtgtgctttacaaaagtctgtctctcggtgagataaagacgtagtcttaaatcagtgtgtcacacacacgtCTCTACGTCTGTACCTCTAAGACCTTACACTGTTCCTTTAACTCTCAGGTGTTCTGTGTGACGACTGGAGCGGCCGCTGTTACCTGCTTCCTGTTCTCGACACCGTGCTGGTGAGGCGGAGCCGTAGGAGGCGGGGCTTCGGCCTGAAGATGCTGCAGGATTTTTGCTCCTCCTTTGCCACAGAAGAGTTTGTTGGGCTCAGCACTCCGTTATcagttagcatgttagcaggTGAgctgctaacacacacacacactcatgcacactcTCTcccctgcagcacacacacacaaacacaaacactctcccacacacacacacactcacatgcactctcccagcacacacacacctcacatgcacacactctcacagcacacactctcccacacacacactgtcccacCTGCcttgcagcacacacacacctacctggCAGCACCCCTGCACACCTCTCCACACCTGCCTTTACACTCTCCCCTGCACACCAcgcacactctcccacacacacacgcacacactctcccacCACCCagcacactctcccacacacacacacacacactctcctgccagcacacacacactctcacctgCCTTACCTGCACACTCTTCCACACACTGCCACCTGCatacacactctcccacacacctgccacacacactctcccacacacacacacacacacactttccacacacacacacacacacacacactctcacactgcaGCTGCCTGCCTTtacactctccacacacacaccccccacacacacacactctcccacacacacacacacacacacactcacacctgccttacacactctcccacacacactctcacacacacacacacacacacacacacactctcccacacacacacacactctcacactgcgCTTGCCTGCCTTTTAcactcttccacacacacacacacaaaataaagacagtgaGATACAGATGTCtgtaatggcgtatttccaccggctctactcaccACGCCACAGCGCGGTTTAAGTAGTGGGGCGATGCGAGGCGGTGGATAAGAGtgacctcacacaaccacacgtTCACTGAGTTCTCTGATCTTTTGTCTCCCCCTGCTGGCTGAGTTCAGTGTGCAGGAcgtttctgcagcagcatcacGAGCATCGGGAGCGTCTGTACGAGGTGGAGGCTCCAGGAGCCTGGAGCCAACGACGCAACATCTGGCTCAACATCCAGCTGAGAGACAGCAGCACGGGGGACACTGAGGACACcagggacacagaggacaccagagacacagaggacacgtAGCTCCTGCATATGATTTCATGTTTGTGGACACAATGTGAGAAGACACTGTCACAAACTGTCCTAATCTCAGtttaagacattttcattttcatgtttgatCAAACGTGAGGACTAAGTCCTCGtctgttttaaagtaaaaaaataaatcagttcaGACTCCTGAacacagactaaagacacaggAGACTAGAAACACAGGAGACTAGACACACAGGAGATTAGAGACACGGGAGACTAGAGACAGAGACTAGAGACTAAAGACACAGGGACTAGAGACTAAAGACACGGGATACTAGAGACAGAGACTAAAGACACAGAGACTAGAAACACAGAGACTAGAGACAGGAGACTAGAAACACAGGAGACTAGAGAGAAGAGACTAAAGACACCTGTGACTAAAGACACAGAGACTAAAGACACAGACTAGAACAGGAGACTAAAGACACAGAGACTAAAGACATAGACTAAAGACAGGGAGACTAAAGACACAGACTAGAGACAAATAAAGATAatcagatatatatctataatatTTATCTGAATATATTTcagtcatatactgtatagtgtACTTAATTCCCGCCCACGTCGGCACACGCCGTGTCAGCAGCAAGCGCACCTGTACTCCTCCACTCTGACGGAACAGGAAGTCGGGAAACGGGAGGAAGAAGAATCTCGGAAGTAAAAGAGACAAGTTTGTgaatgttaaaagaaaaatgagcagAATTTATGAAAACTCGTGTTTACAGAACAAACCCGTCCACAGTGACAAG
This Solea senegalensis isolate Sse05_10M unplaced genomic scaffold, IFAPA_SoseM_1 scf7180000015996, whole genome shotgun sequence DNA region includes the following protein-coding sequences:
- the LOC122762704 gene encoding protein FAM169B-like, with protein sequence MSVAALSQVQSIAERLIVFLLSQVVERCFQEEALFLLHPRTERLKLLWSEGEAVGFYSVKHKGVLCDDWSGRCYLLPVLDTVLVRRSRRRRGFGLKMLQDFCSSFATEEFVGLSTPLSVSMLAVCRTFLQQHHEHRERLYEVEAPGAWSQRRNIWLNIQLRDSSTGDTEDTRDTEDTRDTEDT